A window of the Deltaproteobacteria bacterium genome harbors these coding sequences:
- the ruvC gene encoding crossover junction endodeoxyribonuclease RuvC, giving the protein MRIIGIDPGSLATGYGIVEASGRRPSHVASGRILSPASLAFNWRLENIFRELTAIIGEHAPQVMAVEDLFYARNVKTALKLGHVRGVVILAGIKAGLNIAEYSPLEVKQALVGYGRAQKKQVQIMVQNLLSLEGLPQADTADALAVAICHLHSCQVTSRIARGMTS; this is encoded by the coding sequence ATGAGAATTATTGGCATAGATCCCGGTTCCCTGGCTACAGGATACGGCATAGTCGAAGCCTCCGGGCGCCGCCCCTCTCATGTGGCCAGTGGCCGGATTCTTTCGCCGGCCAGCCTCGCCTTCAACTGGCGGCTCGAGAACATTTTTCGTGAATTGACAGCGATTATTGGCGAGCATGCACCACAGGTAATGGCTGTGGAAGATCTGTTCTACGCGCGCAATGTGAAAACTGCCCTGAAACTGGGGCATGTCCGCGGTGTTGTCATTCTGGCCGGCATCAAAGCCGGCCTGAACATTGCCGAGTACTCGCCCCTCGAGGTAAAACAGGCCCTGGTTGGCTATGGCCGGGCCCAGAAAAAGCAGGTGCAGATCATGGTCCAGAATCTCTTGAGTCTGGAGGGGCTGCCCCAAGCTGACACTGCCGATGCCCTGGCTGTAGCCATCTGCCATTTGCACAGCTGCCAGGTGACATCCCGAATCGCCAGAGGAATGACATCATGA
- a CDS encoding YebC/PmpR family DNA-binding transcriptional regulator — MSGHSKWHSIRHKKGAIDAKRGKIFSKIIKEIQVAARLGGGDPTGNPRLRQAIAAAKAENMPKENIDRAIKKGTGELGGVSYEELVYEGYGPGGVAVLVEIMTDNKNRAAADLRYIFGKHGGNLGEAGCVAWMFDKKGLIAFDQDQVSEDEVMEVAIEAGADDVIATEDQLEVHTSVESFEAVKQAFDEKGMPYTMAEITMVPKNSVQLDEAQAVKILKLMEALEDSDDVQKAYANFDIPVEILQRIT; from the coding sequence ATGTCGGGACATTCGAAATGGCATAGTATCCGCCACAAAAAAGGCGCTATTGATGCCAAGAGGGGTAAGATATTCAGCAAAATCATCAAAGAAATTCAGGTTGCTGCACGCCTGGGAGGCGGTGATCCAACCGGGAATCCAAGACTGCGGCAAGCCATTGCTGCGGCCAAAGCCGAAAACATGCCGAAGGAAAATATTGACCGGGCTATCAAGAAAGGAACCGGGGAACTCGGCGGCGTCTCATACGAAGAACTTGTCTATGAGGGCTATGGTCCTGGCGGCGTGGCTGTTCTGGTGGAAATAATGACGGACAACAAGAACAGGGCTGCTGCAGATCTGCGCTACATTTTTGGCAAGCACGGCGGCAATCTTGGAGAAGCTGGCTGCGTGGCCTGGATGTTCGACAAGAAAGGACTGATAGCCTTCGACCAGGACCAGGTGAGTGAAGACGAGGTGATGGAGGTGGCCATCGAAGCAGGCGCCGATGACGTAATCGCCACTGAGGACCAGCTGGAGGTCCACACTTCAGTCGAGTCTTTTGAAGCTGTCAAGCAGGCATTCGATGAGAAAGGCATGCCTTATACCATGGCCGAAATAACCATGGTTCCCAAAAATTCCGTGCAGCTGGACGAAGCTCAGGCCGTAAAGATACTCAAGCTCATGGAAGCACTCGAAGACTCGGACGATGTGCAAAAGGCCTATGCGAACTTTGATATTCCTGTGGAGATTTTGCAGCGGATCACCTGA
- a CDS encoding RlmE family RNA methyltransferase produces the protein MGKWQPHDHFFQRAKRQGFVARSVYKLEEVDRRVGLLKPGYKVLDLGCYPGSWLQYCSRAVGKNGLVVGVDIQPVDISLPTNVHIIACDVFNLLPTDLFRYSSTFDVVLSDLAPATTGIRSVDSARSAMLVEKALALAASLLQPGGHFVAKIFQGSELDVLNKKLRTMFERVRGIRPRAVRKGSRELYLVALGKRQASSDLPEQ, from the coding sequence ATGGGAAAGTGGCAGCCTCACGATCATTTTTTTCAGCGGGCCAAGCGACAGGGATTTGTTGCTCGTTCAGTGTACAAATTAGAAGAAGTGGACAGGCGTGTGGGTCTGCTGAAGCCTGGATACAAGGTTTTGGACCTGGGCTGCTACCCTGGTTCATGGCTGCAGTATTGCTCCAGGGCCGTTGGCAAGAATGGTTTGGTGGTGGGAGTCGATATCCAGCCAGTGGATATTTCCCTCCCGACTAACGTGCACATCATTGCATGTGATGTTTTCAACCTTCTGCCCACCGATCTTTTCAGGTATTCCAGCACCTTCGATGTGGTCCTCAGTGACCTGGCTCCAGCAACCACTGGAATTCGTTCCGTAGACAGCGCCCGCTCTGCCATGCTCGTGGAAAAGGCCCTGGCGCTCGCCGCAAGTCTGCTTCAGCCGGGCGGCCACTTCGTGGCAAAGATCTTCCAGGGCTCCGAACTGGACGTTCTCAACAAGAAGCTGAGGACAATGTTTGAGCGCGTCAGGGGAATCAGGCCTCGTGCTGTTCGCAAAGGGAGCAGGGAATTGTACCTGGTGGCCCTGGGAAAAAGGCAGGCTTCATCTGACCTGCCCGAACAATAA